The Deltaproteobacteria bacterium genome has a window encoding:
- the nosZ gene encoding TAT-dependent nitrous-oxide reductase has protein sequence MAKEKKGKGLTRRGFLTTAAAGTVVGAGVAMGLKPTESQAKEGTLSAHVPPGKLDDYYGFWSGGQSGEVRVLGVPSMRELKRIPMFNHCSATGYGTTDASKKILMKGGKVMRSGDTHHCHLSYDKGTYDGKYAYINDKLNARLGRVRLDYMEADASVDLPNCQGTHGIFPMRVRKGKTYYVFCNSEFRTPHPNEGRDMEDPTKYKAFHTAVDGEKMKVKWQIAVTGNLDLCATDHDGTLSMATCYNSEEAVDLGGMMAKDRDWAVFFNTANIEAGLKKGDFKKINGVRVLDGSKGTSGHGKYTVYVPVPKSPHGINVTPDGKYAICSGKLSPTCTVIDLKKVRQAFKGKVKPEDCVVAQPEVGLGPLHTLCDDRGHAYTSIFLDSQVTKWNIKTAIKQYAEKDPKKAKKINPIVDKIDVHYQIGHLNTSMGETKDADGKWLVALCKFSKDRFLNVGPRRSDNDQLIDISGKKMRLVHDGAVHPEPHDAVIVRRDLINPKKIYDPNDKMFDQYKKWAKEDNVTLGADDKVVRKGKNKVRVYMSAVAPEYGMTSFKVKKGDTVQIIVTNNDEVEDLSHAFALCNHDVNFGVHPQETVSATFKASQKGMFWYYCTWFCHALHLEMRGRMIVE, from the coding sequence ATGGCAAAGGAAAAGAAAGGCAAGGGTCTAACCCGAAGAGGTTTTCTGACAACTGCTGCTGCCGGCACCGTTGTAGGCGCAGGTGTGGCGATGGGTCTTAAACCGACTGAAAGCCAGGCAAAAGAAGGGACGTTGAGCGCTCATGTGCCGCCTGGCAAGCTTGACGATTATTATGGTTTCTGGAGTGGCGGTCAATCGGGCGAGGTTAGGGTTCTCGGCGTTCCTTCCATGAGGGAGCTCAAAAGAATACCCATGTTCAATCACTGTAGCGCTACCGGCTATGGAACAACAGACGCATCGAAAAAGATTCTTATGAAAGGCGGCAAGGTCATGAGATCAGGCGATACTCACCACTGCCATCTCTCATACGACAAAGGCACCTATGACGGAAAATATGCCTATATCAATGACAAGCTCAATGCCAGACTTGGAAGGGTAAGGCTTGACTATATGGAGGCAGATGCCAGTGTCGACCTCCCTAACTGCCAGGGAACACATGGTATTTTCCCCATGAGAGTAAGAAAGGGCAAGACTTACTACGTATTCTGTAACTCGGAATTCAGAACGCCCCATCCAAACGAGGGTCGCGACATGGAAGATCCGACCAAATATAAGGCGTTCCATACTGCGGTTGATGGCGAGAAGATGAAGGTGAAGTGGCAGATTGCTGTTACGGGTAACCTGGATCTTTGTGCCACTGACCATGACGGTACACTTTCTATGGCAACGTGCTACAACTCGGAAGAGGCTGTTGATCTGGGCGGCATGATGGCCAAAGACAGGGACTGGGCTGTATTCTTCAATACCGCTAATATCGAGGCGGGACTCAAGAAGGGTGACTTCAAGAAGATTAACGGTGTAAGGGTTCTTGATGGAAGTAAAGGGACCTCTGGCCACGGGAAATACACAGTTTACGTGCCCGTACCAAAAAGCCCTCACGGAATCAACGTAACTCCTGACGGAAAGTACGCTATTTGCTCCGGCAAACTTTCTCCGACTTGTACCGTTATTGATCTCAAAAAAGTTCGTCAGGCCTTCAAAGGGAAGGTAAAGCCTGAAGACTGTGTTGTCGCCCAGCCTGAGGTCGGTTTGGGACCGCTTCATACGCTCTGTGATGACAGGGGGCATGCTTATACCTCTATCTTCCTTGATAGCCAGGTTACCAAGTGGAACATTAAAACGGCTATCAAGCAATATGCAGAAAAAGATCCTAAAAAGGCGAAGAAGATCAATCCGATTGTTGACAAGATCGACGTTCACTACCAGATTGGTCACCTTAATACCTCTATGGGTGAAACCAAGGATGCTGACGGAAAGTGGCTCGTTGCCCTTTGCAAATTCTCCAAGGATCGTTTCCTCAATGTTGGCCCAAGACGCTCCGATAACGATCAGCTCATTGATATTTCAGGTAAAAAGATGAGGCTTGTTCATGACGGTGCTGTTCACCCTGAGCCACATGACGCTGTTATCGTAAGAAGAGATCTTATCAATCCAAAGAAAATTTACGACCCCAACGACAAGATGTTCGATCAGTACAAGAAGTGGGCCAAGGAAGATAATGTTACGCTTGGCGCTGATGATAAAGTCGTACGAAAAGGCAAGAATAAGGTCAGGGTTTATATGAGTGCTGTTGCCCCCGAATACGGCATGACTTCTTTCAAGGTGAAGAAGGGAGATACTGTCCAGATTATCGTAACCAACAATGACGAAGTTGAGGATCTTTCTCATGCCTTCGCTCTTTGTAATCACGATGTCAATTTTGGCGTGCATCCCCAAGAGACCGTATCGGCTACCTTCAAGGCCAGCCAAAAAGGTATGTTCTGGTACTATTGTACCTGGTTCTGTCATGCGCTTCATCTCGAAATGAGAGGAAGGATGATTGTTGAGTAA
- a CDS encoding zinc ribbon domain-containing protein translates to MPLYEYGCRDCGYDFEVMQKMSDPDPAGCPKCSGTNVSKLISAGAFHLKGGGWYSDGYSKEKKPASCDAAKAPSCGGCPAA, encoded by the coding sequence ATGCCACTTTATGAATACGGGTGCAGAGATTGCGGATATGACTTTGAAGTAATGCAGAAGATGAGTGATCCCGACCCTGCCGGCTGCCCAAAATGCAGCGGAACAAACGTATCAAAGCTGATATCTGCAGGCGCCTTCCACTTAAAAGGCGGAGGCTGGTATTCGGACGGTTATTCAAAAGAGAAAAAACCGGCAAGCTGTGATGCAGCCAAGGCGCCCTCCTGTGGCGGATGTCCGGCTGCTTAA
- a CDS encoding PfkB family carbohydrate kinase, which translates to MKNKKLHVTGLGQCSWDYISLVDGYPEPDSKCEVKDCHEEGGGPVATALVTLARLGIPCSFHGVRGDDEAGRKIAGSLEKEGIHVNNLLMRENSASQKAFIAVERPGGRRTIFWKKPSGKALSEGELGGDFLANSSFLLLDGLMKDASIYAAKEAQKRKVPVMLDAGSLRNGMMELARECDYVVASEGFAKDLGWNEKREAFRKIVKKSGFGLTTITRGERGSLTFRAEGIVETPAFDVKALDTTGAGDVFHGAYIYGLLQEWDLEEALKFASACAALKCRCLGGRAGIATIKEVRQFMETAPLR; encoded by the coding sequence CCTGAACCCGATAGCAAGTGTGAAGTTAAGGACTGCCATGAAGAAGGCGGGGGACCTGTTGCTACGGCCCTCGTCACCCTGGCAAGGCTTGGTATCCCCTGTTCCTTTCATGGTGTAAGGGGGGATGATGAAGCGGGGAGAAAGATTGCAGGCTCTCTTGAAAAAGAGGGGATTCATGTAAATAACCTTCTCATGAGAGAGAACAGCGCTTCTCAGAAGGCTTTTATTGCTGTAGAACGTCCCGGCGGCAGGCGGACTATTTTCTGGAAAAAACCTTCCGGAAAGGCGCTTTCCGAAGGGGAACTGGGAGGGGATTTTCTTGCGAACAGCTCATTTCTTCTTCTTGACGGACTTATGAAGGATGCTTCCATTTATGCGGCAAAAGAGGCGCAAAAAAGAAAGGTTCCCGTCATGCTTGATGCAGGCAGTTTAAGGAATGGCATGATGGAACTTGCAAGAGAATGCGACTACGTGGTGGCCTCTGAAGGGTTTGCAAAAGATCTGGGCTGGAATGAAAAGAGGGAGGCCTTTCGTAAAATAGTGAAGAAGAGTGGTTTTGGCCTGACGACGATCACACGGGGTGAGAGGGGGAGCCTTACCTTTAGGGCAGAGGGTATTGTGGAAACCCCGGCATTTGATGTTAAGGCCCTTGATACGACAGGTGCGGGCGATGTTTTTCACGGCGCTTATATTTATGGTTTGTTGCAGGAATGGGATCTGGAGGAGGCCTTGAAATTTGCCTCCGCCTGCGCCGCTTTAAAGTGCAGGTGTCTCGGGGGAAGAGCGGGTATTGCAACGATTAAAGAGGTGAGGCAGTTCATGGAAACCGCCCCTTTAAGATAA
- a CDS encoding ParB/RepB/Spo0J family partition protein produces the protein MEKKRKALGKGLGALLPSSESTGPLGNKKVYLLCPIENIHPNEYQPRKVFDHEKLEELINSVKEKGIIQPLIVRKSGEQDYELIAGERRWRAAQKAGLKEVPVVIKDVSDKESLEIAIIENIQRADLNPIEEAEGYKRLIDEFSYTQEELAKQVGKDRATVSNHLRVLKLPDEIKKDLSAGAISLGHAKALLSVTSEGNLITLGKEIIKKGLSVRETEALAKKMEKSPAANKKEEPVRDPNVDNLEDRLASFFGTKTRIIKKGKRGKIEVDFYSLNELDRIIELLGL, from the coding sequence TTGGAAAAAAAGAGAAAGGCATTGGGAAAAGGCCTTGGCGCGCTTCTTCCAAGCTCCGAGTCTACGGGCCCATTGGGGAATAAAAAGGTCTACCTTCTTTGCCCCATTGAAAACATCCATCCCAACGAGTACCAGCCCAGAAAAGTTTTCGACCATGAGAAACTTGAAGAGCTCATTAACTCGGTAAAGGAAAAGGGCATAATCCAGCCGCTCATTGTGAGGAAAAGCGGTGAGCAGGATTATGAACTGATTGCAGGAGAAAGAAGGTGGCGGGCGGCCCAGAAAGCGGGTCTGAAAGAAGTGCCCGTCGTCATAAAAGATGTTTCTGATAAAGAGAGCCTGGAAATTGCCATCATTGAAAATATCCAGCGGGCCGATCTCAATCCTATAGAGGAAGCGGAAGGTTATAAAAGGCTAATCGATGAATTTTCCTATACGCAGGAAGAACTGGCCAAGCAGGTAGGCAAGGACAGAGCCACCGTCAGCAATCATCTCAGGGTACTCAAACTTCCCGATGAAATTAAAAAAGATTTATCGGCAGGCGCTATCAGCCTGGGTCATGCCAAGGCACTTCTTTCCGTGACATCGGAAGGTAATTTGATCACCCTGGGCAAAGAGATCATTAAAAAAGGATTGTCCGTCAGAGAGACTGAGGCGCTGGCAAAAAAAATGGAAAAAAGTCCTGCCGCCAATAAAAAAGAAGAGCCTGTCAGGGATCCCAACGTGGACAATCTTGAAGACAGGCTTGCTTCATTTTTCGGTACAAAAACAAGAATAATAAAAAAGGGGAAAAGGGGAAAGATCGAGGTTGACTTCTATTCATTAAACGAACTGGACAGAATTATAGAACTCCTCGGTCTATAA
- a CDS encoding trypsin-like peptidase domain-containing protein — protein MEKRGEYSRGKNAFGHLLIWLVSLFIIWFFFIKPENSVHNPHAEPRTVEARGDLAEDEKNSIDVFKNISPSVVYITSVELRRDFFSLNIYEIPRGTGSGFIWDEEGRIVTNFHVIQDASRIEVTLADNTTWKAALVGVSPEKDLAVVKISAPEEKLKPIPLGNSKNLLVGQKVFAIGNPFGLDQTMTSGIVSALGREIQSISGRTIQGVIQTDAAINPGNSGGPLLDSAGRLVGVNTAIYSPSGTSAGIGFAVPTEVVNRVVPDIIRYGKVIRPGLGVTIAHESLAQRLEIKGVLIINIQRGSAAETAGLRGTKQIGGEIILGDIIFDIDGKSVQNPDDLRNELDRRQVGDKVTIGIIRDGEKHYVNVMLEEIA, from the coding sequence ATGGAAAAAAGGGGTGAATACAGCAGAGGCAAAAATGCCTTTGGCCATCTTTTAATCTGGCTTGTATCCCTGTTCATTATCTGGTTCTTTTTTATCAAACCTGAGAATTCCGTCCACAACCCTCATGCCGAACCTCGCACCGTGGAGGCCAGGGGAGATCTGGCTGAAGATGAAAAGAACAGTATCGATGTTTTTAAAAATATCTCTCCCTCCGTCGTTTATATTACCAGTGTCGAACTCAGACGTGACTTCTTCTCTCTTAACATCTATGAAATCCCGAGAGGGACCGGTTCAGGCTTCATCTGGGACGAGGAAGGACGCATTGTAACCAACTTCCATGTCATCCAGGATGCAAGCAGAATAGAGGTAACCCTTGCCGATAATACAACCTGGAAAGCAGCGCTTGTCGGCGTTTCACCTGAAAAGGACCTGGCCGTTGTCAAAATTTCAGCGCCTGAAGAAAAACTCAAACCCATTCCCCTGGGCAATTCAAAAAATCTCCTTGTGGGGCAGAAAGTCTTTGCCATTGGAAATCCCTTCGGTCTTGACCAGACCATGACATCAGGCATTGTAAGCGCGTTGGGAAGGGAAATTCAGTCCATTTCAGGAAGGACCATCCAGGGTGTCATACAAACCGATGCGGCAATCAATCCCGGCAACTCCGGCGGCCCCCTCCTGGACAGCGCAGGCAGGCTGGTTGGCGTTAATACGGCTATATACAGTCCATCAGGAACAAGCGCCGGAATCGGATTTGCCGTTCCCACAGAGGTAGTCAACCGGGTTGTCCCCGACATTATCCGCTACGGCAAAGTGATCAGGCCCGGTCTCGGTGTTACCATTGCCCATGAATCACTGGCTCAACGCCTTGAAATAAAAGGCGTGCTCATCATCAATATCCAGCGCGGAAGCGCCGCAGAAACAGCAGGACTGAGAGGAACTAAACAGATTGGCGGCGAAATCATCCTGGGAGATATTATATTTGATATTGACGGTAAATCCGTACAAAATCCCGATGATTTAAGAAACGAACTCGACAGACGGCAGGTGGGAGACAAGGTGACAATAGGCATCATCCGTGATGGTGAAAAGCATTATGTCAATGTCATGCTGGAAGAAATCGCCTGA
- a CDS encoding AAA family ATPase, with product MGKVITIANQKGGVGKTTTTVNLAASLAVAEKKTLIVDIDPQGNAGSGLGINKDQLDKTVYDVLIEEAEINEVIIETDLDYLHIAPANSHLTGAEIELVGAFARENRLKNAIAGVLDEYEYILIDCPPSLGLLTVNSLTAADSVLIPLQCEFYAMEGLSQLLRTINLIRQQLNPDLSIEGILLTMFDKRNNISHQVAEEVKDHFNEQIFTSTIPRNVRLSESPSFGKPVLLYDIGCTGATSYLELAKEIIYRRN from the coding sequence TTGGGTAAGGTAATTACAATTGCTAATCAAAAAGGGGGGGTAGGAAAAACCACTACCACCGTTAATCTGGCTGCCTCCCTTGCTGTAGCAGAAAAAAAGACGTTAATTGTTGATATCGATCCTCAGGGCAATGCGGGAAGCGGGCTTGGCATTAATAAAGATCAACTTGACAAGACCGTCTATGATGTACTCATTGAGGAAGCTGAAATAAACGAGGTTATTATTGAGACAGACCTCGATTATCTTCATATAGCGCCGGCCAACTCACACCTTACCGGCGCCGAGATTGAACTCGTCGGCGCTTTTGCAAGGGAAAATCGCCTGAAAAACGCCATAGCCGGGGTTCTCGATGAGTATGAATATATCCTTATCGATTGCCCGCCATCGCTCGGCCTCTTAACAGTCAACTCGCTGACGGCTGCTGATTCGGTCCTCATACCGCTTCAGTGTGAATTCTATGCCATGGAAGGACTGAGCCAGCTTTTACGCACCATTAACCTTATCAGACAGCAACTGAATCCCGATCTTAGTATAGAAGGTATTCTGCTCACCATGTTTGACAAGCGAAATAATATTTCTCATCAGGTTGCCGAAGAGGTAAAAGACCATTTTAACGAGCAGATATTTACCTCTACCATACCGAGGAATGTTCGCCTCAGCGAGAGCCCCAGCTTTGGAAAGCCTGTGCTTTTATATGATATAGGCTGTACGGGCGCTACCAGCTATCTGGAACTTGCCAAAGAAATCATTTACAGGAGAAACTAG
- the bioB gene encoding biotin synthase BioB, whose translation MIKSGAIAINNEISDSGNGVSEIADFEKRILEGGEISEEEAIRLINLEGSEIFDLLHSASRIRGRFKGNKVNLCSIVNAKSGLCSEDCSFCAQSSHFETRAPVYDMIEPEKIVHAAKKAKEMKSREFSIVTSGMSVDNEEDLNTLCNSIEKIKNEGGLERCASLGNMSREAMERLKKAGLQSFHHNLETARSFFPNICTTHDYEDDVNTVRMAKELGFETCCGGILGLGETREQRVELALTLKELDVDSIPLNFLNPIEGTAMEGAPTVEPMEALKTIAVFRFLLPQKDIIVSGGREVTFRDLQSLIFMAGANGTLIGNYLTTKGSSPEKVLTMIRDLGLEPAGY comes from the coding sequence ATGATTAAAAGCGGGGCCATAGCCATCAACAACGAAATATCAGACAGCGGTAACGGTGTATCTGAAATTGCTGATTTTGAAAAGAGAATCCTTGAAGGGGGCGAGATAAGCGAAGAGGAAGCGATTCGCCTTATCAATCTGGAAGGCAGTGAGATTTTTGATCTGCTTCATTCGGCAAGCAGAATCAGGGGCCGCTTCAAGGGCAATAAAGTCAACCTCTGCTCAATTGTTAATGCAAAGTCAGGGCTTTGCTCCGAGGACTGCTCATTTTGTGCCCAGTCTTCACATTTTGAGACCAGGGCCCCTGTCTACGACATGATAGAGCCGGAAAAGATCGTCCATGCCGCAAAAAAAGCAAAAGAAATGAAGTCGCGCGAATTCAGCATCGTCACAAGCGGCATGTCCGTTGACAACGAAGAAGACCTTAACACCCTTTGCAATAGTATTGAAAAGATAAAAAACGAAGGCGGTCTCGAACGATGCGCCTCACTGGGCAACATGTCGAGAGAAGCGATGGAGCGGCTGAAAAAAGCAGGTCTCCAGAGCTTTCACCATAACCTGGAAACGGCAAGGAGTTTTTTTCCCAACATCTGTACGACCCATGACTATGAAGATGATGTCAATACGGTGAGGATGGCTAAAGAGCTCGGCTTTGAAACATGCTGCGGAGGGATATTGGGCCTTGGGGAAACAAGGGAACAGCGTGTTGAACTGGCGCTTACATTAAAAGAACTCGATGTGGATTCCATCCCTCTCAACTTTTTAAATCCCATTGAAGGAACGGCCATGGAAGGGGCGCCCACTGTTGAACCCATGGAAGCCCTGAAAACGATTGCTGTATTTCGCTTCCTTCTTCCGCAAAAAGACATTATCGTATCGGGAGGCCGCGAAGTGACCTTCAGAGACCTCCAATCCCTCATTTTTATGGCCGGAGCCAACGGAACACTTATCGGCAACTATCTGACGACAAAAGGATCGAGCCCGGAAAAGGTGCTTACCATGATAAGGGACCTTGGCCTCGAACCTGCCGGCTACTAG
- a CDS encoding polymer-forming cytoskeletal protein codes for MISKKESSANSEDINAFLGKGTDFNGKLTFEGTVRLDGKFSGEIFSPGILIIGESANVSADINVNTLILSGELTGNIEAKTRVEIHAPGKLYGNITSPVLVIDEGVIFDGGCNMKKKDNNKVSILERKEEEKAVKS; via the coding sequence ATGATTTCAAAAAAGGAATCTAGCGCAAATAGTGAAGATATTAACGCTTTTCTCGGCAAGGGGACCGATTTTAATGGAAAACTCACTTTTGAAGGAACAGTAAGGCTTGACGGCAAGTTTTCCGGTGAAATTTTTAGCCCCGGCATATTAATTATCGGCGAGTCTGCCAATGTAAGCGCCGACATCAATGTCAATACGCTTATTTTGAGTGGTGAACTGACAGGAAACATTGAAGCAAAGACAAGAGTAGAAATACATGCGCCGGGCAAGCTTTACGGAAATATTACCTCACCCGTCCTCGTTATCGATGAGGGCGTCATCTTTGACGGTGGCTGCAATATGAAAAAAAAGGACAACAATAAAGTCTCCATCCTTGAAAGAAAAGAAGAGGAAAAGGCAGTTAAATCCTAA
- a CDS encoding HEAT repeat domain-containing protein: MLDPGSENIFNLKREVDCILSDVIADSYSTDEMEKSAKRLSEMGDRVQPFVARRLKNLTEWGSVERILHFIELLNDCSYAEVLRELLQNKTFRNASLRTRVEVMATLKSYEAAHFHESTGFHNKDKDMAYLLWVKRVLEDFHVREYRAISLIEDFFISHPKGADILDIIRSMTGEKGVPLLTILADCERTETALAAVRCLSKIKDDSAVRALKDIYHHSWRSEIVNAAEKGLRRLMFCGYHIDGAPFSAQSKSIDVHKLFVSPVDAMGSINLCLSMNREKDKVETIFLTLNDELGIIDVFGAKSMSGKDLSVMIDDIKNDAMLVEGDMAYFMKLLNNSLYQSEQHRLLLSPEFHYRKQPLKGYLKPEPFNPQLGLSLLKRLKKDKKRVERGGELLELDEFSGWIISLPAVFHYAEKVSLLKNADQGVKSFKERLIIKDFCREVLVPMAGRLRSRLFSMAHFLLHYSDKPDMAHIAIATAINMGRKEALPFIELPFIKAMAEKSILNCKEVLEDGFDLREYEEELDGLDE; the protein is encoded by the coding sequence TTGTTAGATCCTGGATCAGAAAACATTTTCAATCTCAAGCGCGAGGTTGACTGCATCCTTTCAGATGTCATTGCTGATTCCTACTCAACGGATGAGATGGAAAAAAGCGCAAAGCGTCTCTCTGAAATGGGTGACAGAGTACAACCCTTTGTGGCAAGGCGACTAAAAAACCTTACCGAATGGGGTAGTGTGGAGAGAATTCTTCACTTCATTGAACTTCTTAATGACTGCTCTTATGCGGAAGTTCTCAGAGAACTGCTGCAAAACAAGACCTTCAGGAATGCTTCCCTGAGAACGCGGGTTGAAGTCATGGCGACCCTTAAAAGTTATGAAGCGGCTCACTTTCATGAATCAACGGGCTTTCATAACAAGGATAAGGATATGGCCTACCTTCTCTGGGTCAAAAGAGTGCTCGAAGATTTCCATGTCAGGGAATACAGAGCGATATCTCTTATAGAAGACTTCTTTATCAGTCATCCAAAAGGGGCCGACATTCTCGACATCATACGCTCCATGACGGGTGAAAAAGGGGTACCTCTGCTGACCATTCTTGCAGATTGCGAAAGAACTGAAACAGCCCTTGCCGCCGTCAGGTGCCTGTCTAAAATAAAGGATGACAGCGCCGTCAGGGCATTGAAAGATATCTATCATCACTCCTGGCGAAGCGAGATCGTAAACGCGGCGGAAAAGGGATTAAGGCGTCTCATGTTTTGCGGTTATCATATTGACGGGGCGCCCTTTTCTGCGCAGAGCAAGTCCATCGATGTCCATAAACTTTTTGTCAGCCCTGTTGACGCCATGGGAAGTATCAACCTCTGTCTCTCAATGAACAGGGAAAAGGACAAGGTAGAAACCATTTTTCTTACACTAAATGATGAACTCGGCATTATCGATGTCTTTGGCGCCAAAAGTATGAGCGGGAAAGATCTTTCGGTCATGATTGACGATATAAAAAATGACGCCATGCTCGTTGAAGGAGATATGGCTTATTTTATGAAGCTTTTGAACAACTCCCTTTACCAGAGTGAACAGCACAGGCTTCTTCTCTCACCGGAGTTTCATTACAGGAAGCAACCCCTGAAAGGCTATTTAAAGCCTGAACCCTTTAATCCCCAACTTGGCTTATCCCTTTTAAAGAGGCTGAAAAAGGATAAAAAACGTGTTGAGAGAGGCGGAGAACTCCTGGAGCTCGATGAATTTTCAGGCTGGATAATCTCTCTGCCCGCTGTTTTCCACTATGCGGAAAAAGTTTCCCTGCTAAAAAATGCGGATCAAGGCGTCAAATCTTTCAAGGAGCGTTTGATCATTAAGGATTTTTGCAGGGAAGTGCTCGTGCCCATGGCCGGGCGTTTAAGATCACGATTATTCTCCATGGCGCACTTTCTGTTACATTACAGTGACAAACCTGATATGGCCCATATTGCCATTGCGACGGCAATTAATATGGGCAGGAAAGAAGCGCTGCCTTTTATCGAACTGCCCTTTATAAAGGCCATGGCAGAAAAGAGCATATTAAACTGCAAAGAAGTGCTGGAAGACGGCTTCGACCTGAGAGAGTATGAAGAAGAACTGGACGGGCTGGATGAATAA